TCACCCTGATATAACCGCGTTAAACCTAAACTAAAGAATATATTGGCATATCCTTTCTTTAAAAAATCCTCAAGACTAAGAGAATGTGAGGACTTTTTAAGATATTGTAAAACATATCTACCAAAGGCACGCAGTTTAATATCCGGGCACGGCTTTTCTTTCCACCTCTCTTTCCCTAATGTAAAATTTATCCGAACAGCAATATCATCACCTTTTTTATTTGGTTTAAAATGAATTAAAAAGTCATCTGGCTTGATCAATCCTAAGGAACATTCTTTAGCCTGAAGTCTATTTAAATCCTCTTGATGAGAATGGGTATTAAGGAAATCAATCTTTTCTTTATCGTTAAGTTGTCTAACTAATCTGGGTTTAAATCGCCTATCAATAATCCAATCCTCAATATGAGGCGGGGAAGGGTTTGGTTCTTTAAGAAAAACTTCAGATACAGCCAATAATTTTATCCGTGGCTCTCCTTGAATAATAAAATCTGTCAATTGGACACAATGTTCCATCGGGTCACTAATGTCTAATCGAACAGGCCGAATCCATTTGCCGGTGTTAGACTCTATTCCTGCAGTACAAATTCCATTAGCCATTTTGGTCATAGCTAAGATAACTAATTCTTTAGATATAGTTTCTTTTGACATCATATTTTATAGTAGTTAGTAGTCAGTAGTTAGCAATATTCTCTCTACTTTCTTACAGGTGATAAACTTCAATATCTGGTAAATTTTTAGCCCAAAATTCTGCTATTAATCGACGATGACATTTATCCACAGTCGGCTCGGTGCAAAGCAGGCAAATAGTCTGGTTTTTCATCAGTTCTTTCCCTAATTTTAGAATACTAACTTTATTTTTCTCAAGTGATTTCAGGAAATCATTCTCATATCTATTCCAATTATTGTCCTTTTTATATTGGTTAAGTATATCTTCAATGGGAGCAAGTTGTAGTTCATGGCGATAGTTAATACCAAAGCCGGCATTAAGTAAAAACTCCAAATCCTTCCCTTTGGAATAACCTGCTAATTGGGAAGTATTATTTAATCGAATATCCACTACTAAGGTTATTCTTGCCTTCTGCAGCAATTTTATAAATGTCTCTAAACTCTTCCTGGTAAATCCAATGGTGTATATTTTATGCATTTTCATCTCCAAACTGTAACCGTTCAGGTGATAATTCACCGCAGAGACGCAAGAGTTCGCAGAGAAGACATAGAAATAAATTAGATAACATAAAAGATTATTGATGCAGACATGGAAATACTTATGACCTGCTTGCCCAATGTTCAGCAGGCAAACCAGATTTGTTAATCAATTTTAATGTTATTGTACTCAAGAGCTTGCCCTGATGAAAATCAGGGATGTTAAGCGTCTCGTCAATAGATTTTAATTTTTTTCTCTGTGTCTCTGCGGTGAACAGTTACTCCAAACTAAACACTTACTCAAAAAGCGATAATTGTTGCACTTCATTTTTAAACTCTTCTAATTTTGGGTAGTCCAGGGTCCCATCCGCCAGGATATGAATTACATCTATCTCTTTTTCTAATAAAGATTTTGTAATCAGGAGATGGCGATGGCATTGTCTTGGGTCTGCTTCAGCACACATAATAGCGGCTCTTTTACCCACCGTTTCCTCAACTAAAAATTGTAAGGTGTTAAGATATTCTTCACTTTGAGCATATTTTTTATAATCTGTTTTCCCAGTGGCAGTGATATATTCTGAATTAGAAGGATACCCCCCCAATCCTTTCCCTAAGTATAGGTATTCCATATTATTTTTCTCAATGATTGGTGCTAATTCATTTTTATTAAACCAGGTGGCATATTTACAATAAGGGGAGGTTCGGACATCAACCAATATTTGAATTTGATGGAGTTGTAATAATTTAATAAAGTTTTCTAATGAATGATTACTATGTCCGATTGAAAAAATCATTAAATGAAACCTCATTTAAATCTGGTGTTTCGTGAATTTTTTATGATTCCTTTTGCCTTTAATCTTTGTGTTCTTTGCGATTAAAAAAGGATAAATCGCAAAGGACACAAAGGGAAGAAAATAGGTAAAGCATTTTTTATCAACTCAACTTCAAAGGATAAGTTGCAAAAAAATCATCAGACTTTTGAGCCTAATTTTGCCATCTTTGAGCAAAATAAACAGATTGATAAGGATAAAGAGAAGTTTAGAAATAGCATAAAATTTACGAAAATCCAGTTAATATAAAGATATCATAAAAAAATTTATATGTCAAGAAAAAAAACTTTAGGTATCTGTAATTCAGACACTGGACATCAGACATAAGACTATAGACTCTATTTATGGAGGAAATTAGTGACATTTGGGAAACCATCCTCAAAACTTCACTCCCTGAATTTTTCCTAAGCCTTACCTATGTCAGTGACAGTGTCAGTGTCAGTGAAGAAACTTCTTCAACTCATCCAACACTTTCAACTCTTTCTACTCTTTCAACTCTTCCAGCAGAAGAAGTATAGGCAGGTCTCCTAATCCTTCATTCTTCTGCAATTTCTGCCTGCTTTAGTCTGAGGTCTGATGTCTATAGTCTATTGTCTGAATCACAGGATTGATAGGGGTGCAGGTAATAAATATGGGTAACTTTTTTTACCACAAAGGCATAAAGACACAAAGTTTTTCGGTAGCCGTTCACCGCAGGGATACAGAGACGCAGAGAAAAAATTAAAAACTATTTACCAGACGCAGAATTCCATCACGGATTTTCATCAGTGCAAGCTTTTGAGGACCGACATATCATGATTGATTAACAAATTTGGTTTTGATGTCCTATGTATTACAAAGATTACCTCAATAATCTTTTCTGTTATCTGATTTATTTCCATGTTTTCTCTGTTCCTCTGCGTCTCTGCGGTAAATTACCACCTGAACGGTTACGTTTTTTGGTAATTGTTCAAAGACGAAGATTAGAACTTAACTCCTTTGCGATTTGTGTTCCTTTGCATCCTGACGAGAGGTCTTTTTATGAGGACTATAACGAAGTATAACTTCAATAAAGGCAATTCTGATTTTATCTAAGAGTGTTGTAGATAAGGGAGAGGAACAACAAGAAGGATGTAATTCTTTTTATAAAAAGTAAAGTAAAATATTAAAAGGTAAAACAAATATAAAAATATACAACACGCAAATTTTCGACCTGTGCAGGTAGAAAATTAAGGAAGATGTTCTGGGGCTTGTACTTGTTTAGCGTGTTCTGAATGACGCTAATTTAAGGCGTAACTCTTTGGTAAATAATAGCATACCGATGTAAAATATAGCACTTATTAATTGGAATTTGACGTAACCGTTCAGGTCTTGAGTTACTAATATTGATTGAGATTTCGGAACACTTACAAAATATTGAATGTAGAATGTAGAATATCGAATGTAGAATGTTCAAAGTATAAAAACGGCCAAACAGAAAAATCCAGAAACTTCATCATTCTACATTCAGTATTCTACATTCGATATTCAATATTATTTCTGTTACCTGAACAATTACAGAAAAAGAATTATATGCCATCAAAACATGAAGGTTGAAACCTTGTTTTTAATTTGATTTTCTTAGTGTCTTTGTGGCTGAACGGTTACAATTTGACATAGATATGACTATGAAATTCCAAATCACAAATTCCAAATTCCAAATAAATTCAAATAACCAAAATTCAAAACATTACTCCCATAGTTTGTATTTAGGACTTGAAATTTGGTGTTTATTTGAAATTTGGTGCTTGGGATTTGGGATTTTTTTACTTATCCACTCTGAGTAAAGTTTTGACTAATAACTGCTATATTCCATGAAGAGCTTAATGCAAATATCAAAATGTCCAAAGCAAAATGACAAAGTAAAATGCAAAAGTACTTGTAAGTCAATAAATTACACACGAAGTCGATATTTTTGATATTTGATATGTCATTTTGCATTTTAATATTTAATTTTTGATTTTGTATTACAAAACTTATTGGATTTCAAATAGTTTTGTAATAACTCAATACTTTTTCTTCATATTCTCTGACCACGCTAAACAGGTACGGGGCAGCGTCCCCAAAATATTATCTCTTTATTTCTCATTGCACAGGTGGAAAAAAAATTTTTATGATTTAATGTTTATAAGTTATTGATAATAATAATGTTAT
The sequence above is a segment of the bacterium genome. Coding sequences within it:
- a CDS encoding DUF488 domain-containing protein codes for the protein MHKIYTIGFTRKSLETFIKLLQKARITLVVDIRLNNTSQLAGYSKGKDLEFLLNAGFGINYRHELQLAPIEDILNQYKKDNNWNRYENDFLKSLEKNKVSILKLGKELMKNQTICLLCTEPTVDKCHRRLIAEFWAKNLPDIEVYHL
- a CDS encoding DUF488 domain-containing protein, yielding MIFSIGHSNHSLENFIKLLQLHQIQILVDVRTSPYCKYATWFNKNELAPIIEKNNMEYLYLGKGLGGYPSNSEYITATGKTDYKKYAQSEEYLNTLQFLVEETVGKRAAIMCAEADPRQCHRHLLITKSLLEKEIDVIHILADGTLDYPKLEEFKNEVQQLSLFE